From Candidatus Manganitrophus morganii, the proteins below share one genomic window:
- a CDS encoding CBS domain-containing protein — translation MKCKDIMTPNPSYCSPEEISVKAARIMRDEDVGIVPVCEEDKKLVGVVTDRDICLTVVAEERHPREVKVLECMSEDLVTCKPEDDVQKAADLMKEYQVRRIPVVDDQGRILGMIAQADIALKVGKPEEVTETVQEISKPSKAA, via the coding sequence ATGAAGTGTAAAGATATCATGACGCCCAATCCCAGCTACTGTTCACCCGAGGAGATCTCGGTTAAAGCGGCCCGGATCATGCGGGATGAAGATGTCGGGATCGTCCCGGTGTGCGAAGAAGACAAAAAGCTCGTCGGGGTGGTCACCGACCGGGACATCTGCCTGACCGTCGTGGCCGAAGAGAGACACCCGCGGGAGGTGAAGGTCTTAGAGTGTATGAGCGAGGACCTCGTCACCTGCAAGCCGGAGGACGATGTCCAGAAAGCGGCCGACTTAATGAAGGAGTATCAGGTCCGGCGCATTCCGGTGGTGGATGATCAAGGGCGCATCCTCGGCATGATCGCGCAGGCCGATATCGCCCTCAAAGTCGGAAAACCGGAAGAGGTCACCGAGACCGTTCAAGAGATCTCCAAGCCGAGCAAAGCGGCATAA
- a CDS encoding PEP-CTERM sorting domain-containing protein: MKRIMTIGALLAVLFAATDRAVAVPIDLERGTTFLSRSDLENRKNQHRSSFSGSLEKRRDTFRDLPRKPPKDKKDKKDKEVVSVPEPGSLILMGSGLIGLALWRKWRDN; encoded by the coding sequence ATGAAGAGGATAATGACGATAGGGGCCCTGTTGGCCGTATTGTTTGCAGCGACCGATCGGGCCGTTGCCGTCCCGATCGATTTGGAAAGAGGGACGACTTTCCTTTCCCGGTCGGATTTGGAAAATCGGAAGAATCAGCATCGGTCGTCTTTTTCGGGCTCGCTAGAAAAACGGCGTGACACCTTCCGAGATCTTCCCCGTAAGCCCCCCAAGGATAAAAAGGATAAGAAGGATAAGGAAGTGGTTTCGGTTCCGGAACCGGGGTCGCTTATTTTGATGGGGAGCGGCTTGATCGGGTTGGCTCTCTGGAGAAAATGGCGGGACAATTAA
- a CDS encoding PAS domain S-box protein, with translation MKGPRPEEGAGLNARHGPAIVNILSEETFDDLTRLAAQLCSAPIAFIHVIENNQHYIKSGIGLEPQANPPDLPFFSHAILQSDVFIVSDVSIDPRFSTDPRVRSGPLRFYAGVPLMTDRGEVVGTLSVMGPTPKVLHPDQIESLRTAARQVTCRFNLRIQLAELKQSTQEGKLFRERLAAEHAITHVLAQSKTLSDAVPKILRIVCESLGWTIGIFWRVSDQVSALTCVETWQAPSANGSDFEASSREMIFEPNEGLPGQVWSHGEPTWIIDAAEEPLLARASLAAKEGLHGAFAFPVRGQNKILGVMEFFCSGRKKPDDSLLEMMSNVGSQIGQFMARKQAEETLVQWAAIVESSEDAIIGKTLDGIITSWNSGAEKIFGYSSEEVLDQPISILFPPERLNEFQEIQDRIAQGEPVTHSETVRVRKDGKRIDVSMTVSPIRDNAGKVVGISSIKRDITGRKEMEKALRESEARKGAILESSLDCIITIDHEGKIVEFNPAAENTFGYCRADVIGKEMAELIIPPALRERHRAGLAHCLAAKGKKVLYRRIEMTAMRADGSEFPSEVTITRIPLDGPPLFTGYVRDISERKRTEEERDRFLMQERVARAQAEEARRHMAFLAEASTLLSSSLDYEATLSSVARLAVPYLADGCAVDILEEDQTVRRLAVAASDPSKEKIGKELINRYPPDPGGKHPLQRVLRTGKPIFLPEITDAMLASVAQNEAHLRIGRSLGLTSAIIVPLLARGRTLGAISFVLTDSGRRYRPADLILAEDLARRVGMAVDNARLYRAAQEEIKERKRMEDHLQFLASHDTLTHLPNRVVFTDRLNQAVERARRYPKLIAVFFLDLDGFKGINDSFGHAIGDRLLKEMAERLTHSTRRSDTVARLGGDEFTLIIPDLSEAQNVTIIAQNIVNALAEPFSLEGYLFSVTASIGISLYPRDGTDAETLLQKADQAMYRAKKQGGNLFRFYSPPHVSDKN, from the coding sequence ATGAAGGGACCTAGACCGGAAGAGGGCGCGGGGTTGAACGCCCGTCATGGACCGGCGATCGTAAACATATTATCCGAAGAAACCTTCGACGACCTCACCCGTCTTGCCGCTCAACTCTGTTCCGCGCCGATCGCATTTATCCACGTCATCGAGAACAACCAACACTACATCAAGTCGGGCATCGGCCTGGAGCCGCAAGCGAATCCGCCTGACCTGCCGTTTTTCTCCCACGCCATTTTGCAATCCGATGTTTTTATCGTGTCGGATGTGTCGATCGACCCGCGATTTTCAACGGACCCACGGGTCCGGTCCGGTCCGCTCCGCTTTTACGCCGGCGTGCCTCTCATGACCGACCGGGGAGAGGTCGTGGGAACGCTCTCTGTGATGGGTCCGACTCCGAAAGTCCTCCATCCCGATCAGATCGAATCCCTGCGAACAGCGGCTCGGCAGGTGACCTGTCGTTTTAATCTCAGGATTCAACTTGCCGAATTAAAACAGAGCACCCAAGAAGGCAAGCTGTTCAGAGAGCGGCTTGCCGCCGAGCATGCCATCACACATGTGTTGGCCCAGTCCAAAACCCTGTCGGACGCCGTTCCGAAAATCCTTCGGATCGTCTGTGAAAGTCTGGGATGGACGATCGGTATTTTCTGGAGAGTCAGTGATCAGGTCAGCGCCCTGACCTGTGTTGAAACCTGGCAGGCCCCTTCCGCGAATGGCTCCGATTTTGAAGCGTCGAGTCGAGAGATGATTTTTGAGCCGAACGAGGGCCTTCCCGGACAGGTCTGGAGCCATGGCGAGCCGACCTGGATCATCGATGCGGCTGAGGAGCCGCTGTTGGCCCGAGCCTCCCTTGCGGCAAAGGAAGGACTGCATGGGGCCTTCGCATTTCCGGTTCGGGGCCAGAATAAAATTCTCGGCGTGATGGAGTTCTTTTGTTCCGGGAGAAAGAAGCCGGACGACAGCTTGCTCGAAATGATGTCGAACGTCGGAAGCCAGATCGGCCAATTCATGGCGCGGAAACAGGCGGAGGAGACCCTCGTTCAATGGGCGGCGATTGTCGAGTCGTCCGAAGACGCCATCATCGGAAAGACCCTCGACGGGATCATCACCAGCTGGAACAGCGGGGCCGAGAAGATCTTCGGTTATTCGTCGGAAGAGGTTCTGGATCAGCCGATCTCGATTCTCTTCCCGCCCGAGCGCCTGAATGAATTTCAGGAGATCCAGGATCGAATCGCGCAGGGGGAACCGGTGACCCACTCCGAGACGGTGCGGGTGAGAAAAGACGGCAAGCGAATCGACGTCTCCATGACGGTTTCACCGATTCGAGACAATGCGGGAAAGGTCGTCGGCATCTCGTCGATCAAGCGGGATATCACCGGGCGAAAAGAGATGGAGAAGGCGCTCCGCGAGAGCGAGGCGCGCAAGGGGGCGATTCTGGAATCGTCGCTCGATTGTATTATCACCATCGATCATGAGGGGAAGATCGTTGAATTCAATCCGGCGGCCGAGAACACGTTTGGTTACTGCCGCGCCGATGTGATCGGAAAGGAGATGGCGGAATTGATCATTCCCCCCGCTCTCCGGGAACGGCATCGGGCCGGTCTGGCCCACTGTCTTGCCGCCAAAGGAAAGAAGGTCTTATACCGCCGGATCGAAATGACGGCGATGCGGGCCGACGGGAGCGAGTTTCCCTCCGAGGTGACGATCACCCGGATTCCCCTCGACGGTCCCCCCCTCTTTACCGGCTATGTTCGGGATATCAGCGAGCGCAAACGGACGGAGGAAGAGCGGGACCGCTTCTTAATGCAGGAGCGTGTTGCGCGCGCCCAAGCGGAGGAGGCGCGGCGGCACATGGCTTTTCTGGCGGAGGCCAGCACCCTTCTTTCCTCCTCTTTGGATTATGAGGCGACCCTTTCCAGCGTGGCGCGCCTTGCGGTTCCCTATCTGGCCGACGGTTGCGCGGTCGATATCCTGGAAGAAGATCAAACGGTGCGCCGCCTGGCCGTGGCCGCGAGCGACCCTTCCAAAGAGAAGATCGGAAAAGAGCTGATCAACCGCTATCCCCCCGATCCGGGCGGGAAACACCCTCTTCAACGGGTCCTGCGGACCGGAAAGCCGATCTTCCTCCCGGAGATTACCGATGCGATGTTGGCCTCCGTCGCGCAGAATGAAGCGCATCTGAGAATCGGCCGATCGCTCGGGTTGACATCGGCCATCATCGTGCCGCTTTTAGCCCGGGGGCGGACGCTCGGCGCCATCTCGTTTGTGTTGACCGATTCGGGCCGCCGCTATCGTCCGGCCGATCTGATCCTGGCGGAAGATTTGGCCCGCCGGGTCGGCATGGCGGTGGACAATGCCCGACTCTATCGGGCGGCTCAAGAGGAGATTAAGGAACGAAAACGGATGGAGGATCACCTTCAGTTTTTGGCGAGTCACGACACATTGACCCACCTGCCGAACCGGGTCGTTTTTACCGATCGGCTGAACCAGGCGGTCGAGCGGGCCCGGCGTTATCCGAAGTTGATCGCCGTCTTTTTTCTCGATCTGGACGGGTTTAAGGGAATTAATGATTCATTCGGCCACGCGATTGGAGATCGATTGCTCAAAGAGATGGCCGAGCGGTTGACCCATTCTACGCGTCGAAGCGATACGGTTGCCCGGCTGGGAGGGGATGAATTCACCCTGATCATCCCCGATCTGTCGGAAGCCCAAAACGTCACGATCATTGCGCAGAATATCGTCAATGCATTGGCCGAGCCGTTCAGCCTGGAGGGGTATCTTTTTTCAGTGACGGCGAGCATCGGCATTTCTCTTTACCCGCGTGACGGAACGGATGCCGAAACATTGCTGCAAAAAGCCGATCAGGCGATGTACCGCGCTAAAAAACAAGGGGGAAATCTTTTCCGGTTTTATTCTCCGCCGCACGTTTCGGATAAAAATTGA
- a CDS encoding epoxide hydrolase 1, with amino-acid sequence MDIAQQTVTDKVAIRPFRVNVSEAELTDLRRRIEATRWPEKETVADTSQGVPLAPLQDLARYWATDYDWRKCEAKLNALPQFTTEIDGLDIHFIHVRSKHKGALPVIVTHGWPGSILEQIKLVGPLTDPTAFGGRAEDAFDVVIPSIPGYGFSGKPTATGWDHARMARAWIVLMRRLGYTRYVAQGGDVGGQITDAMAVEAPAELLAIHTNFLFALPQDMSNAIQGGGPVPSDLTDQEQRALDKLRGFFVKNAAYAIEMATRPQTLYGNADSPVALAAWLIDHGDGDDQPAATVLAAMRTPTKGQPPERLTRDDVLDNITLYWLTNTGVSAARSYWDNKPPYFGPKKFSIPAAFTVFPGEIYQPSRRWAERGYSNLSYFHEADKGGHFAAWEEPLLFASEMRAAFKSVR; translated from the coding sequence ATGGATATCGCACAACAGACAGTTACTGATAAGGTTGCAATTCGTCCGTTTCGTGTGAATGTGTCGGAAGCGGAACTTACCGACCTGCGGCGGCGCATTGAGGCCACGCGGTGGCCGGAGAAGGAGACCGTCGCGGACACGTCGCAGGGCGTGCCGCTCGCGCCGCTCCAGGACCTCGCGCGCTACTGGGCGACGGACTACGACTGGCGTAAGTGCGAGGCGAAGCTCAACGCCCTGCCCCAGTTCACCACCGAGATCGACGGGCTCGACATCCACTTCATCCACGTGCGTTCGAAGCACAAGGGCGCGCTGCCGGTCATCGTCACGCACGGGTGGCCCGGTTCGATCCTCGAGCAGATCAAGCTCGTCGGCCCGCTCACCGACCCCACGGCCTTCGGCGGCCGCGCGGAGGACGCCTTCGACGTCGTGATCCCGTCGATCCCCGGTTATGGGTTCTCGGGCAAGCCGACGGCGACCGGCTGGGATCATGCCCGCATGGCGCGCGCCTGGATTGTGCTGATGAGGCGCCTGGGATACACGCGATACGTCGCGCAGGGCGGCGATGTGGGAGGACAGATCACGGACGCGATGGCGGTCGAGGCGCCGGCGGAGCTCCTGGCCATCCACACTAACTTCCTGTTCGCCCTTCCGCAGGACATGTCGAACGCGATTCAGGGCGGCGGACCGGTGCCGTCTGATCTCACCGACCAGGAGCAACGCGCCCTCGACAAGCTGAGGGGCTTCTTCGTCAAGAACGCGGCTTACGCGATCGAGATGGCGACGCGTCCGCAGACGCTCTATGGAAACGCAGACTCTCCTGTCGCCCTCGCGGCCTGGCTGATCGACCACGGCGACGGCGACGACCAGCCGGCGGCGACGGTCCTCGCGGCGATGCGCACGCCGACCAAGGGACAGCCGCCGGAACGGCTGACGCGGGACGACGTGCTCGACAACATCACCCTCTACTGGCTGACAAACACCGGGGTCTCCGCGGCCCGCAGCTACTGGGACAACAAGCCCCCGTACTTCGGCCCCAAGAAGTTCTCCATCCCGGCGGCGTTCACCGTCTTCCCCGGCGAGATCTACCAGCCCTCCCGGCGCTGGGCGGAGCGCGGCTACTCGAACCTCTCCTACTTCCACGAGGCGGACAAGGGCGGGCACTTCGCGGCGTGGGAAGAGCCGCTGCTCTTCGCGTCGGAGATGCGCGCGGCGTTCAAGTCGGTGCGCTAG
- the thiI gene encoding tRNA 4-thiouridine(8) synthase ThiI: MSKMPPNSLVVHYHEIALKGDNRPLFVRQLIENIQQATLRLGVQKIVAPRGRIILFLEEGANWTEIVARLKSVFGIANYSPAWRRSTGYEAIEETIAALIPEKAFASFRMSARRGDKSYPIRSQELNERLGRFVEEKSGARVDLENPERTFHVEILPREALIYTEKHRGPGGLPVGVSGPVAALISGGIDSPVASYQMMKRGCTVSFIHFHSYPLVTKASWEKAEELVEHLTAYQFHSRLYAVPFGEVQRQIVTSAPPALRVVLYRRFMVRIAQELARREGAKALLTGESVGQVASQTLENLAVIEEVAALPILRPLIGFNKDEIITVAQEIGTYPISIQPDQDCCRLFIPPHPAVRARLEAIHQAEAKLDIDGLVKMGVEGVVIREFRFGEG; the protein is encoded by the coding sequence ATGTCAAAAATGCCCCCGAACAGTCTGGTCGTTCACTACCACGAGATTGCCCTCAAAGGGGATAACCGTCCGCTCTTTGTCCGCCAATTGATCGAAAACATTCAACAGGCCACCTTGCGCCTCGGCGTTCAAAAAATCGTCGCGCCGCGGGGAAGAATTATCCTTTTCCTGGAGGAGGGGGCGAATTGGACGGAGATCGTCGCGCGGCTTAAATCTGTTTTTGGGATCGCCAACTATTCGCCCGCCTGGCGGCGGTCGACCGGTTACGAAGCGATTGAAGAGACCATCGCCGCGCTGATTCCCGAAAAAGCCTTCGCGAGCTTTCGAATGTCGGCGCGTCGCGGAGACAAAAGCTACCCGATCCGGTCACAGGAGTTGAACGAGCGGCTGGGCCGATTTGTAGAAGAGAAGAGCGGCGCGCGGGTCGACTTGGAAAATCCGGAGCGGACCTTTCACGTCGAAATCCTCCCGAGGGAGGCGCTGATCTACACCGAAAAACATCGCGGGCCCGGCGGGCTTCCGGTCGGCGTCTCCGGCCCGGTCGCCGCGTTGATCTCAGGCGGCATCGACTCTCCCGTCGCCTCCTACCAAATGATGAAGCGGGGATGCACCGTCTCCTTCATCCACTTTCATAGTTATCCCCTCGTCACCAAGGCCTCTTGGGAGAAGGCGGAGGAGCTGGTGGAGCATCTTACGGCGTATCAGTTCCACTCGCGGCTTTATGCCGTTCCCTTCGGAGAGGTCCAGCGCCAGATCGTCACGAGCGCCCCCCCGGCCCTTCGGGTCGTCCTCTACCGCCGGTTCATGGTTCGGATCGCCCAGGAATTGGCGCGGCGGGAGGGGGCCAAAGCGCTCTTGACCGGGGAGAGCGTGGGGCAGGTCGCCTCTCAGACCTTGGAAAATCTCGCCGTGATTGAGGAGGTGGCCGCGCTGCCGATCCTCCGCCCCCTGATCGGCTTCAACAAAGATGAGATTATTACCGTGGCGCAGGAGATCGGAACCTATCCGATTTCGATTCAGCCCGATCAAGACTGCTGCCGTCTCTTCATCCCGCCGCACCCCGCCGTCCGCGCACGTTTGGAGGCGATCCATCAAGCCGAGGCGAAGCTCGACATCGACGGGTTGGTCAAGATGGGGGTGGAAGGGGTGGTGATCCGAGAGTTTCGTTTTGGAGAAGGATAG
- a CDS encoding DUF5069 domain-containing protein: MKVKALDLTKQFPRSPQEKLGGYAHLARMADKARAKGAGTLGEYLYPCPLDQALLEFLGLDGDLFQKAAVELEDQDLLKWFQHNAKIHTPEQIDAWNKVFLTRTPQNEESRQRFLKTRERVAPNRTDVTSWIDLLDLEEGREVPQRTVRS; the protein is encoded by the coding sequence GTGAAGGTAAAAGCGTTGGATCTGACAAAACAGTTTCCCAGAAGTCCTCAGGAAAAGCTCGGCGGCTACGCGCATCTGGCCCGGATGGCGGACAAGGCGCGGGCGAAGGGGGCGGGCACCCTGGGAGAGTATCTCTATCCCTGTCCGCTTGATCAGGCGCTCTTGGAATTTCTCGGCCTCGACGGAGATCTGTTCCAGAAAGCGGCGGTCGAGCTGGAGGATCAGGACCTCCTGAAATGGTTTCAGCACAACGCCAAGATCCACACCCCGGAGCAGATCGATGCCTGGAACAAGGTCTTTCTCACCCGAACACCGCAGAACGAGGAGAGCCGCCAGCGATTCCTCAAAACACGGGAACGGGTCGCTCCCAACCGAACCGACGTCACGAGCTGGATCGATCTGCTCGATCTGGAAGAGGGTCGTGAGGTCCCTCAGCGGACGGTGAGAAGTTAA
- a CDS encoding thiamine pyrophosphate-requiring protein, whose translation MGETVSDFLVKRLSEWGVKRIYGYPGDGINGIMGALNRASESMEFVQVRHEEMSAFMACAHAKFTGEVGVCLATSGPGAIHLLNGLYDAQLDHQPVVAIVGQVPRSAIGAHYQQEVDLANLFKDVAHEYVQVASDAAQIRHLIDRAVRIAKVERTVTCLIIPADVQELAAVPHPPQKHGTVLSGIGYADPRVVPNEDDLRRAADVLNAGNRVAILVGAGALRAAEEVIEIADLLGAGVAKALLGKAVLPDDLPFVTGSIGLLGTRASWEMMKACDTLLMIGSRFPYSEFLPDEGQARGVQIDSDGRMLSMRYPMEVNLVGDSAETIRALIPYLKRKGDRRWREWIEANVADWWQVLEARAMNTADPLNPQRVFWELSPRLPENAILCCDTGTVTNWYARDIKIRRGMMASVSGTLATMGPGIPYAIAAKFAFPDRPVFAIVGDGTMQMNGNSELITVAKYWRQWRNPQFTVLVINNRDLNMVTWEQRAFVGDPKFEASQNVPDFPYARYAESIGLRGIRVDSPDAVGPAWEQAFMADRPVVVEAITDPNVPPLPPHITFDQAKSLAKSLFKGDPETLGVIRQSFKDLVQQYLPLRGKQ comes from the coding sequence ATGGGTGAAACGGTCAGCGATTTTCTGGTAAAGCGGCTCTCGGAGTGGGGGGTCAAACGGATTTACGGCTATCCCGGCGATGGGATCAACGGGATCATGGGGGCCCTCAACCGCGCCTCCGAATCGATGGAATTTGTTCAGGTCCGGCACGAAGAGATGTCGGCCTTCATGGCCTGCGCGCATGCCAAATTCACCGGCGAGGTCGGCGTTTGTCTTGCGACCTCGGGGCCGGGGGCGATCCATCTGCTGAACGGCCTCTACGACGCCCAGCTCGATCATCAGCCGGTCGTCGCGATCGTGGGACAGGTTCCGCGCAGCGCCATCGGCGCGCATTACCAACAGGAGGTCGATCTTGCCAATCTCTTTAAAGACGTCGCCCATGAATACGTCCAGGTTGCCTCCGACGCCGCCCAGATCCGCCATCTGATCGACCGCGCCGTCCGGATCGCCAAAGTCGAACGGACCGTCACCTGCCTGATTATTCCGGCCGACGTCCAGGAGCTCGCCGCGGTGCCGCACCCGCCTCAAAAACATGGAACCGTTCTCTCCGGGATCGGCTATGCCGACCCCCGCGTCGTTCCGAATGAAGACGATCTTCGCCGCGCGGCCGATGTCCTCAACGCCGGAAACCGGGTCGCGATCCTGGTCGGCGCAGGGGCGCTGCGCGCCGCCGAGGAGGTGATCGAGATCGCAGATCTCCTCGGAGCGGGGGTGGCCAAAGCGCTCCTCGGCAAAGCGGTCCTGCCGGACGATCTCCCTTTCGTTACCGGATCGATCGGGCTTCTCGGCACCCGCGCGAGCTGGGAGATGATGAAAGCGTGCGACACCCTCCTGATGATCGGAAGCCGATTTCCCTACTCGGAGTTCCTCCCGGATGAAGGACAGGCCCGCGGGGTGCAGATCGACTCGGACGGCCGGATGCTCAGCATGCGTTACCCGATGGAGGTCAATCTCGTCGGAGACAGCGCCGAGACGATCCGGGCGCTGATCCCTTACCTGAAACGGAAGGGCGACCGGAGGTGGCGGGAGTGGATCGAAGCAAACGTCGCCGACTGGTGGCAGGTCTTGGAAGCCCGGGCGATGAACACGGCCGATCCGCTCAATCCCCAACGGGTTTTCTGGGAGTTGTCGCCGCGCCTGCCGGAAAACGCCATCCTCTGCTGCGACACCGGCACCGTCACCAACTGGTATGCGCGCGACATTAAAATCCGCCGCGGGATGATGGCCTCCGTTTCCGGGACCCTCGCGACGATGGGCCCGGGGATTCCCTACGCCATCGCCGCCAAATTCGCCTTTCCCGACCGGCCGGTCTTCGCCATCGTCGGGGACGGGACGATGCAGATGAACGGGAACAGCGAACTGATTACAGTCGCCAAATACTGGCGGCAGTGGCGCAATCCGCAGTTCACCGTGTTGGTGATCAACAACCGCGATCTCAACATGGTGACCTGGGAGCAACGGGCCTTCGTCGGCGACCCGAAGTTCGAGGCCTCCCAGAACGTCCCCGACTTTCCGTACGCCCGGTATGCCGAATCGATCGGCCTGAGGGGAATCCGCGTCGATTCCCCCGATGCGGTCGGTCCGGCCTGGGAGCAAGCGTTCATGGCCGACCGGCCGGTCGTCGTCGAAGCGATCACCGACCCGAACGTCCCGCCGCTGCCGCCGCACATCACCTTCGACCAGGCAAAGTCGCTGGCGAAGTCCCTCTTCAAGGGAGATCCGGAAACCCTGGGGGTGATCCGCCAGTCGTTCAAAGATTTGGTCCAACAATATCTTCCGCTTCGGGGGAAACAATAA
- a CDS encoding DoxX family protein: protein MKSDRNDYFLLLGRILIAAIFLMSGLNKIMAPGQTQAYMESAGMPLPGLFLVGAIVLEVGGALSLLLGAYTFWGSLALLIFMIPTTLIFHTNFADPNQMIHFMKNLAMIGGLLYVMEAGPGRISIDAKRRPESVDRTEAVARRKVA from the coding sequence ATGAAATCAGACCGGAATGATTATTTTCTACTGCTCGGCCGCATCCTGATTGCGGCCATCTTTCTCATGTCGGGATTGAACAAGATCATGGCGCCCGGCCAGACACAAGCTTACATGGAATCGGCCGGCATGCCGCTCCCCGGCCTTTTTCTCGTCGGGGCGATCGTGCTGGAGGTCGGCGGCGCCCTCTCGCTCCTCCTCGGCGCCTATACCTTCTGGGGGAGCCTCGCCCTTTTGATCTTCATGATCCCGACGACCTTGATCTTCCACACCAACTTTGCCGATCCGAACCAGATGATCCACTTCATGAAGAACCTGGCGATGATCGGCGGCCTCCTCTACGTCATGGAGGCCGGCCCGGGGCGCATCAGCATCGATGCCAAACGGCGGCCGGAATCGGTCGATCGAACCGAAGCGGTTGCACGACGAAAGGTCGCTTGA
- a CDS encoding porin family protein, whose product MKKPLFMSIFIATLLFAGLATAEIQPGSREFGLHAGAFFGDNLTDQSILGRRPELDDAFVLGGHYLYHPTAALGVEGRYTFVPSEVKNAPGGGSDMNVHLLDLNLLWNANPRDPTNYYLITGIGWAQGDLDGDITLGSVAGVPARISDDSGFTYNVGLGAATPVTERISLRFEGRYRFIDQLVDRFEESLNTWEATVGVGYRF is encoded by the coding sequence ATGAAGAAACCTCTCTTTATGTCGATCTTTATCGCCACCCTTTTATTTGCCGGTCTCGCAACGGCGGAGATCCAGCCGGGAAGTCGGGAATTCGGCCTACATGCCGGCGCCTTTTTCGGCGACAATCTGACCGATCAGTCGATCTTGGGAAGGCGGCCCGAGTTAGATGACGCTTTCGTCCTGGGGGGCCATTATCTCTATCACCCCACCGCGGCTTTGGGGGTCGAGGGCCGTTATACGTTCGTTCCGAGCGAAGTGAAGAATGCCCCCGGCGGCGGCAGCGATATGAATGTCCATCTGCTCGATCTGAATCTTCTCTGGAACGCCAACCCGCGAGATCCGACCAATTACTACTTGATTACGGGGATCGGCTGGGCGCAAGGAGACCTGGACGGCGACATTACCCTCGGATCGGTCGCGGGAGTCCCCGCGAGGATCAGCGACGACAGCGGATTTACTTACAACGTCGGGCTCGGCGCCGCCACGCCGGTGACGGAGCGGATCTCGCTCCGATTCGAAGGGCGCTATCGCTTCATCGACCAGCTGGTTGATCGCTTTGAAGAATCGCTGAACACCTGGGAGGCGACCGTCGGCGTCGGTTATCGGTTCTGA
- a CDS encoding SDR family oxidoreductase has protein sequence MASETGEVVVITGASAGVGRAVARLFGERKAKIGLLARGKEGLEGARREIEAAGGEALVLPTDVADPDRVEAAAEAVEARFGPIDIWVNNAIATVLSPFKEMTPEEFKRVTDVTYLGFVYGTMAALRRMLPRNRGTIIQVGSALAYRSIPLQSAYCGAKHAVKGFTDSIRSELIHDHSGVRITMVQLPALNTPQFGWAKTRLPNHPQPVPPIFQPELAAEAIVRAAHHHRREWTVGWPAAKAILGNKVIPGLLDRYLAGKGYTGQQTDAPVDPNRPDNLWEPVPGDGGAYGIFGKGAKRSSLQYRLNIYRGALALSTIGTLGVAVGTFLGFAKQSTAALRFSIASLRKPNRLRKGLFRARAA, from the coding sequence ATGGCGAGTGAAACAGGAGAAGTCGTGGTCATTACAGGGGCCTCCGCCGGCGTCGGGCGGGCGGTCGCCCGTCTCTTCGGCGAGCGAAAGGCGAAGATCGGCCTCCTCGCCCGCGGAAAAGAGGGATTGGAAGGGGCCCGCCGGGAGATCGAAGCAGCCGGAGGGGAGGCCTTGGTTCTCCCGACCGATGTCGCCGACCCCGACCGGGTGGAAGCGGCGGCCGAAGCGGTTGAAGCGCGGTTCGGGCCGATCGACATCTGGGTGAACAATGCAATCGCGACGGTCCTCTCCCCCTTTAAGGAAATGACGCCGGAAGAATTTAAACGGGTGACGGACGTGACCTACCTCGGGTTCGTTTACGGAACGATGGCGGCGCTCCGCCGGATGCTCCCTCGGAATCGGGGGACGATCATCCAGGTCGGCTCCGCGCTCGCCTACCGATCGATCCCGCTGCAGTCGGCCTACTGCGGGGCCAAACATGCGGTCAAAGGATTTACCGACTCGATCCGCTCGGAATTGATTCACGACCACAGCGGCGTCCGGATCACGATGGTGCAGCTCCCGGCGCTGAATACGCCCCAGTTCGGCTGGGCCAAGACGCGACTGCCGAATCATCCGCAACCGGTTCCGCCGATCTTCCAGCCGGAGCTCGCGGCGGAGGCGATCGTCCGGGCGGCGCACCATCACCGCCGGGAATGGACCGTCGGCTGGCCCGCCGCCAAAGCGATCCTCGGAAATAAAGTGATTCCGGGCCTGCTCGATCGGTATCTCGCCGGAAAGGGCTACACCGGCCAACAGACCGATGCGCCGGTCGATCCGAACCGGCCGGATAACCTCTGGGAGCCGGTCCCCGGTGACGGCGGCGCATACGGCATCTTCGGCAAGGGGGCGAAACGATCCAGCCTCCAATACCGGCTGAACATCTACCGCGGCGCCCTCGCCCTCTCGACCATCGGCACCCTCGGCGTTGCGGTCGGAACCTTTCTCGGTTTCGCGAAGCAATCGACGGCCGCGCTCCGGTTCTCGATCGCCTCTTTACGGAAACCGAATCGTTTACGAAAGGGGCTCTTCCGGGCGCGGGCGGCATAG